A single window of Microbacterium oryzae DNA harbors:
- a CDS encoding carbohydrate ABC transporter permease produces the protein MITPDTEAIVTGAPLSRRRRQLRKAGESYGFLAPTLLLLFVLMIVPIVMVIGYSFQDRAVMGASSGFVGLANYVEVLSDPGFWKATGNTLYFTGVSVAAHLVIGLTFAMLLNSTLIGVVPRAIFRALYVLPWLFTAAVIAVLWRMLLAPNGIVNFLLTTDVEWLASPQLALGTVTFVNIWAGYPFFMVSLLAGLQGIPGELNEAATVDGANGPQRFWNVTIPQLRPIIVSLLLLDFIWTSQQFALIWMTTGGGPIDVTEVLSTFTYKLAFAQYDFAVAATSAVLVLLMSMVLAVLYVRHQKARD, from the coding sequence ATGATCACTCCCGACACGGAGGCGATCGTCACCGGAGCTCCGCTCTCGCGGAGGCGCCGCCAGCTGCGGAAGGCCGGCGAGTCCTACGGCTTCCTCGCCCCGACGCTTCTCCTGCTCTTCGTCCTGATGATCGTCCCGATCGTCATGGTGATCGGCTACTCCTTCCAGGACCGCGCCGTCATGGGAGCCTCGTCCGGCTTCGTCGGCCTCGCGAACTACGTCGAGGTGCTCTCCGACCCCGGCTTCTGGAAGGCGACGGGCAACACACTCTACTTCACGGGCGTGAGCGTCGCCGCCCACCTCGTCATCGGTCTCACCTTCGCGATGCTGCTGAACAGCACGCTCATCGGCGTCGTGCCGCGAGCCATCTTCCGGGCCCTCTACGTGCTGCCGTGGCTCTTCACCGCCGCCGTCATCGCCGTGCTGTGGCGGATGCTCCTCGCCCCCAACGGCATCGTCAACTTCCTCCTCACCACCGATGTGGAATGGCTCGCGTCGCCGCAGCTCGCGCTCGGCACGGTCACCTTCGTCAACATCTGGGCGGGCTACCCGTTCTTCATGGTCAGCCTTCTCGCGGGCCTCCAGGGAATCCCGGGCGAGCTGAACGAGGCCGCCACGGTCGATGGCGCGAACGGCCCGCAGCGGTTCTGGAACGTGACCATCCCGCAGCTGCGGCCCATCATCGTCAGCCTCCTGCTGCTCGATTTCATCTGGACGTCGCAGCAGTTCGCGCTCATCTGGATGACCACCGGCGGCGGCCCGATCGACGTCACCGAGGTGCTCAGCACCTTCACCTACAAGCTCGCGTTCGCCCAGTACGACTTCGCCGTCGCCGCGACCTCCGCCGTCCTCGTGCTGCTGATGTCGATGGTGCTCGCGGTGCTCTACGTCCGACACCAGAAGGCGAGGGACTGA
- a CDS encoding carbohydrate ABC transporter permease, with protein MATAAITTRSTTRSRNTGAARTTRAARTRMARIGVIIGLVLGAIFAAGPVLWMLSSSFKSNTEIFELPPRLVTDSFSFDAYLTILTTPETVRFFLNSYVVAGTVTLLTLLVAIQAAYAFSRFEFRGKRVLNVVIISVQAVPPITLLIPYFGLVVALKLYNTYPGLILTYMVFTLPYAIIMMTGYFNTLPRELDEAVRMDGAGSMTALWRILVPISVPGIVSVGIYTFMIAWNEYLFALTLTRTNDMRTVPIGIQLLMGQHSYEWNQIMAMSILGSIPVLILFLVLQRYFISGLTAGSVKS; from the coding sequence ATGGCGACAGCGGCCATCACCACCCGCAGCACCACCCGTTCTCGCAACACCGGCGCGGCCCGCACCACCCGCGCGGCCCGCACCCGGATGGCCCGCATCGGCGTCATCATCGGGCTCGTCCTCGGCGCGATCTTCGCCGCCGGACCCGTGCTGTGGATGCTCTCGAGCTCGTTCAAGTCGAACACCGAGATCTTCGAGCTGCCGCCGCGGCTCGTCACCGACTCGTTCTCGTTCGACGCGTACCTCACCATCCTCACCACGCCCGAGACCGTCCGCTTCTTCCTCAACAGCTACGTCGTCGCCGGCACCGTGACGCTGCTGACGCTGCTCGTGGCCATCCAGGCCGCGTACGCGTTCAGCCGCTTCGAGTTCCGCGGCAAGCGGGTGCTGAACGTCGTGATCATCAGCGTGCAGGCGGTGCCGCCCATCACCCTGCTGATCCCGTACTTCGGCCTCGTGGTGGCCCTGAAGCTCTACAACACCTACCCGGGGCTCATCCTCACCTACATGGTGTTCACGCTGCCCTACGCGATCATCATGATGACCGGGTACTTCAACACCCTGCCGCGCGAGCTCGACGAGGCGGTGCGGATGGACGGGGCCGGCTCCATGACGGCCCTCTGGCGGATCCTCGTGCCGATCTCCGTGCCGGGCATCGTCTCTGTCGGGATCTACACGTTCATGATCGCGTGGAACGAGTACCTCTTCGCCCTCACCCTCACGCGCACCAACGACATGCGCACGGTGCCCATCGGCATCCAGCTGCTCATGGGCCAGCACTCCTACGAGTGGAACCAGATCATGGCGATGAGCATCCTCGGCTCGATCCCCGTGCTCATCCTCTTCCTCGTGCTGCAGCGCTACTTCATCAGCGGCCTCACGGCCGGCTCGGTGAAGAGCTGA
- a CDS encoding ketose-bisphosphate aldolase encodes MLYTGKSILDVANENNFAIPAFNISDWAMFKGIMDISEEKAAPVIIAIHPDEVAHITTDLIPAMHARAHRSSVPVAIHWDHGGTYEQMIMAIQAGFTSVMIDASLQPFEENVALTRKVVEAAHAAGVQVEGELGTIGANDSYGESGAAEIIYTNTADAVRFVEETGVDSLAIAIGTSHGLYPANKNPELRHDLLEEIKAAVGIPLVLHGGSSNPDAELARAVSLGVNKINISSDIKVSYHNRMREILGTDERLREPNAIQPEPLEAMKVTAAEKIDLFGAAGKASLY; translated from the coding sequence GTGCTGTACACCGGCAAGTCCATCCTCGACGTCGCCAACGAGAACAACTTCGCCATCCCGGCGTTCAACATCAGCGACTGGGCGATGTTCAAGGGGATCATGGACATCAGCGAGGAGAAGGCCGCACCGGTCATCATCGCCATCCACCCCGACGAGGTCGCCCACATCACCACCGACCTCATCCCCGCGATGCACGCCCGCGCGCACCGCTCGAGCGTGCCCGTGGCCATCCACTGGGACCACGGCGGCACCTACGAGCAGATGATCATGGCCATCCAGGCCGGGTTCACCTCGGTGATGATCGACGCGTCGCTGCAGCCGTTCGAGGAGAACGTCGCGCTCACGCGCAAGGTCGTCGAGGCCGCGCACGCCGCCGGCGTGCAGGTGGAGGGCGAGCTCGGCACGATCGGCGCGAACGACAGCTACGGCGAGTCGGGGGCGGCGGAGATCATCTACACGAACACCGCGGACGCCGTCCGCTTCGTCGAGGAGACCGGCGTCGACAGCCTCGCCATCGCGATCGGCACCTCGCACGGCCTCTACCCGGCGAACAAGAACCCCGAGCTGCGCCACGACCTGCTCGAGGAGATCAAGGCGGCCGTCGGCATCCCGCTCGTGCTGCACGGCGGCTCGTCGAATCCGGATGCCGAGCTCGCGCGGGCGGTGTCGCTCGGCGTGAACAAGATCAACATCTCCAGCGACATCAAGGTCTCGTACCACAACCGCATGCGCGAGATCCTCGGCACCGACGAGCGCCTGCGCGAGCCGAACGCCATCCAGCCCGAGCCGCTCGAGGCGATGAAGGTGACGGCCGCGGAGAAGATCGACCTGTTCGGGGCCGCCGGCAAGGCGTCGCTGTACTGA
- a CDS encoding ADP-dependent glucokinase/phosphofructokinase: MGSLVLGLGGTVDYEVRWNAATLDALADEFAIRRAELTTSAPITDERSLVVTILAFVAAGGGGERFVTSSEILERFADRFEKAVTLGGTGVRAGLALDQLGIPSVQHLVSIDDNVRRLLPSSIRYVCSATEDSLDPHLIVQYPAGARVQLVDAEVIAPAPNRLIFANDAPNREMALAADLGRELADADIFLVSGFNTMQDAALLERRLDALLAAMRSLPDGALVYYEDAGFYRREFSETIRARLLPRIDVYGMNEDELQEYLGRPVNLLDVADVSAALQDIHRLIPAPALAVHTRYWALAIGPEAHRHEAALESAVRMAATRFRLGDRFTSADLDETGALPRHAGGARVVASLPDVTGVAAFDIDVASPTTIGLGDTFVGGFVAACASREEAAA, translated from the coding sequence ATGGGATCGCTCGTTCTGGGGCTCGGCGGAACCGTCGACTACGAGGTGCGGTGGAACGCGGCGACGCTCGACGCGCTGGCGGACGAGTTCGCCATCCGCCGTGCCGAGCTGACGACATCGGCGCCGATCACGGATGAGCGGTCCCTCGTCGTCACGATCCTCGCCTTCGTCGCCGCGGGTGGCGGCGGGGAGCGGTTCGTGACGTCGTCAGAGATCCTCGAGCGGTTCGCGGACCGGTTCGAGAAGGCCGTGACGCTCGGCGGGACCGGGGTGCGGGCGGGGCTCGCCCTCGACCAGCTCGGCATCCCCAGCGTGCAGCACCTCGTGAGCATCGACGACAACGTGCGGCGCCTGCTGCCGTCGTCGATCCGCTACGTCTGCTCGGCCACCGAGGACTCGCTCGACCCCCACCTCATCGTGCAGTACCCCGCCGGAGCCCGCGTGCAGCTCGTCGACGCGGAGGTGATCGCACCGGCACCCAACCGACTCATCTTCGCCAACGATGCGCCGAACCGGGAGATGGCGCTCGCTGCGGACCTCGGGAGGGAGCTCGCCGACGCGGACATCTTCCTCGTTTCCGGCTTCAACACCATGCAGGACGCTGCTCTGCTGGAGCGTCGGCTGGACGCGCTGCTCGCGGCGATGCGGTCGCTGCCGGATGGCGCGCTCGTCTACTACGAGGACGCGGGCTTCTACCGTCGGGAGTTCTCCGAGACCATCCGGGCCCGCCTGCTGCCGCGGATCGACGTGTACGGGATGAACGAGGACGAGCTGCAGGAGTACCTCGGGCGTCCGGTGAACCTGCTCGACGTGGCGGACGTCTCGGCCGCGCTTCAGGACATCCACCGGCTCATCCCGGCGCCGGCGCTGGCGGTGCACACGCGGTACTGGGCGCTGGCCATTGGCCCGGAGGCGCACCGGCACGAGGCGGCGCTCGAGAGCGCGGTGCGGATGGCCGCCACCCGCTTCCGCCTGGGCGACCGCTTCACGTCCGCCGACCTCGACGAGACCGGGGCCTTGCCGCGGCATGCGGGCGGAGCTCGAGTCGTGGCCTCTCTTCCGGACGTCACCGGCGTCGCGGCGTTCGACATCGACGTCGCGTCGCCGACCACGATCGGGCTCGGCGACACCTTCGTGGGAGGCTTCGTCGCCGCGTGCGCCTCGCGCGAGGAGGCGGCCGCGTGA
- a CDS encoding class I mannose-6-phosphate isomerase: MIVELPSNRPPERFYRGGERIAAFRGEDAAPEREPEDWVGSVTTIFGESELGLSRLPHGPLVRDAIAADPEFWLGAEHVRRWGDDARLLVKLLDAGQRLPVHAHPHDSFAAQHLGHAHGKAEAWYILQGGSVHVGLRRDVSASELAALVETQDVDALLGLLHEVQVEPGDVVWVPPGELHAIGAGVFLLELQQPEDLSILLEWQGFQLDGAKDGHLGLGFDVALEAVNRRARSQEELASLVQTAPERGSVFPAAADEYFRLERVPVAGPSVVDAGYAILVVARGSVTLDGDAVAAGSTHLVPANHGPIAVDGKGEVLVARPPAEVRAIGSGGCE; the protein is encoded by the coding sequence GTGATCGTCGAGCTGCCGTCGAACCGCCCACCCGAGCGCTTCTACCGCGGCGGGGAGCGGATTGCGGCCTTTCGCGGGGAGGACGCGGCGCCGGAGCGCGAGCCGGAGGACTGGGTCGGTTCCGTCACGACGATCTTCGGCGAATCCGAGCTGGGGCTGTCGCGGCTGCCGCACGGGCCGCTGGTGCGAGACGCGATCGCGGCCGACCCGGAGTTCTGGCTCGGCGCGGAGCACGTCCGCCGCTGGGGTGACGACGCTCGCCTGCTCGTGAAGCTGCTCGACGCCGGGCAGCGGCTGCCGGTGCACGCCCATCCGCACGACTCGTTCGCCGCGCAGCACCTGGGTCACGCGCACGGCAAGGCCGAGGCCTGGTACATCCTGCAGGGCGGGTCGGTGCATGTAGGTCTGCGGCGGGATGTGTCGGCTTCGGAGCTCGCGGCGCTGGTGGAGACGCAGGATGTCGACGCGCTCCTAGGCCTGTTGCACGAGGTGCAGGTGGAGCCGGGCGATGTCGTCTGGGTGCCGCCGGGGGAGCTGCACGCGATCGGCGCGGGAGTCTTCCTGCTCGAGCTGCAGCAGCCGGAGGACCTGTCGATCCTCCTGGAGTGGCAGGGCTTTCAGCTTGACGGCGCGAAGGACGGCCACCTCGGCCTCGGGTTCGACGTCGCTCTGGAGGCGGTGAACCGACGGGCGCGGTCGCAAGAGGAGCTGGCGTCGCTGGTGCAGACCGCGCCGGAGCGCGGTTCGGTCTTCCCGGCCGCGGCTGATGAGTACTTTCGGCTCGAGCGGGTGCCGGTGGCGGGCCCATCCGTCGTCGACGCGGGCTACGCCATCCTCGTCGTCGCGCGTGGGTCGGTGACGCTCGACGGGGACGCGGTCGCGGCCGGGAGCACGCACCTCGTGCCGGCGAACCACGGGCCGATCGCGGTGGACGGCAAGGGCGAGGTGCTCGTCGCGCGGCCGCCGGCTGAAGTGCGAGCGATTGGGAGTGGTGGCTGCGAGTAA
- a CDS encoding restriction endonuclease produces the protein MSLLKPLPLQKEDMLNAFRLGAQAAFTLRQLPLQGEGANLALNEAASRLINVPLNEITFRRMIALWGHDDNENGPSHQITYWQWLLETVAIAASAAFSVSLRFRLERGAPLPEEYMNWSRRHRRATEFEFKEKTQDKALSNRESILERFGERELKLALLREGDIRAKARADADRHERLLERGNIGLIGKPTKPDVERAAAPAAQPYGVAHEGAEALCAAWMRHLGVADAAVTRFSRDGGIDVDSLNFVAQVKNYSKKYVSVKEVRELFGVAKHCGKFPLLFTSSGLTTDAQDFASSASIATFRYDAMQGALIPLNRLAALAIRDGISRAPAEEADA, from the coding sequence ATGTCGCTTCTGAAGCCTTTACCGCTGCAAAAGGAGGACATGCTCAACGCATTCCGCCTCGGAGCTCAAGCTGCCTTCACTCTTCGACAGCTTCCACTGCAGGGCGAAGGCGCCAATCTCGCACTTAATGAGGCCGCGTCCAGACTGATCAACGTGCCACTGAACGAAATCACCTTTCGACGAATGATCGCGCTTTGGGGGCACGACGACAACGAGAACGGCCCATCGCATCAAATCACCTACTGGCAATGGCTACTCGAGACGGTTGCCATCGCAGCCTCGGCAGCATTTTCTGTCAGCCTGCGCTTCCGGCTCGAGCGGGGTGCGCCCCTTCCCGAAGAATACATGAATTGGAGTCGACGGCACCGCAGGGCGACCGAATTTGAGTTTAAAGAGAAGACGCAGGACAAAGCACTCAGTAATCGTGAAAGCATTCTCGAGAGGTTTGGGGAACGGGAACTCAAGCTCGCTCTGCTGCGCGAAGGCGACATAAGAGCGAAAGCTCGGGCCGACGCTGATAGGCACGAAAGGCTACTCGAGAGGGGAAACATCGGGTTGATCGGGAAGCCGACGAAACCAGACGTGGAACGCGCGGCCGCGCCTGCAGCTCAGCCGTACGGGGTTGCGCACGAGGGCGCGGAAGCACTTTGCGCTGCATGGATGCGTCATCTCGGTGTTGCCGACGCCGCCGTCACGAGGTTCAGCAGGGACGGAGGAATCGATGTTGATTCACTTAACTTCGTCGCTCAGGTGAAGAACTACAGCAAGAAGTACGTCTCGGTGAAGGAGGTGCGGGAACTGTTTGGAGTCGCCAAGCACTGCGGGAAGTTTCCCCTGCTGTTCACGAGCAGCGGCTTGACCACCGATGCGCAAGACTTCGCTTCATCGGCTTCCATCGCGACCTTCCGCTATGACGCCATGCAAGGCGCTTTAATTCCTCTCAACAGACTGGCCGCTTTGGCTATTCGCGATGGTATATCTCGCGCGCCCGCCGAAGAGGCAGATGCATAA
- a CDS encoding restriction endonuclease, which translates to MLDFARGLGASETHLRMSEAAAKVKYSARLLEYMKSISGPRWWPFQSRPTLADVPEDALREAISAYRIARMASEERAWPAIPAAATRAPSTPAREEISRGELIRRLNAEISKSRSTLLSRHKGLLAATVEKRINRERQRLDAVWSELQPNRATQAEIAFRTRVGSLMQEARALADELAAVEERKQAQQATHRANIAPPAPQPYGVSHVGAEVLVADWMRYLGVNDATVTPPTADGGVDVDSAKFIAQVKNYVGSVPVEELRALQGVAAVEGKQALLFTSGSITAAGISFARRAKIALIRYDAVRGELRGLNELGTKAVNVGIVAAFNRADGGQVTT; encoded by the coding sequence ATGCTGGACTTCGCGCGCGGTTTGGGAGCGAGCGAGACGCACCTGAGGATGTCCGAAGCCGCGGCGAAGGTGAAGTATAGCGCTCGCCTGCTCGAATACATGAAAAGCATTTCGGGTCCGCGGTGGTGGCCTTTTCAGTCACGGCCCACTCTCGCTGACGTTCCGGAGGACGCACTTCGGGAAGCAATCAGTGCCTACCGGATCGCTCGCATGGCCTCGGAGGAACGGGCCTGGCCCGCGATACCAGCTGCCGCAACACGAGCGCCGTCGACCCCTGCCCGCGAGGAGATATCACGCGGGGAGCTGATCCGGCGACTTAATGCGGAGATATCAAAGAGTCGCTCAACCTTGTTGTCCCGCCATAAGGGTCTACTAGCGGCAACAGTGGAAAAGCGTATCAATAGGGAGCGCCAGAGACTCGACGCTGTGTGGAGCGAACTGCAACCAAATCGAGCTACGCAGGCAGAAATTGCCTTCCGGACAAGGGTCGGGAGCCTCATGCAGGAGGCGCGAGCCCTGGCCGACGAACTTGCAGCAGTCGAAGAACGCAAACAAGCTCAGCAGGCGACTCATCGAGCGAACATTGCTCCGCCAGCACCGCAACCCTACGGGGTATCGCACGTCGGAGCTGAGGTTCTTGTAGCGGACTGGATGCGCTATTTGGGCGTGAACGACGCAACAGTGACGCCACCCACAGCAGACGGAGGAGTGGACGTTGATAGTGCGAAGTTCATCGCACAGGTGAAGAACTACGTTGGCTCCGTGCCCGTAGAGGAACTGCGCGCACTACAAGGAGTGGCAGCGGTTGAGGGCAAACAGGCCCTCCTGTTCACGAGCGGATCCATCACCGCTGCAGGAATCTCCTTCGCGAGGCGCGCTAAAATCGCCCTCATCCGGTACGACGCGGTTCGCGGCGAATTACGAGGCCTGAACGAACTCGGCACAAAAGCGGTGAACGTCGGCATTGTTGCGGCATTCAACAGGGCAGACGGCGGACAAGTGACGACGTGA
- a CDS encoding AAA family ATPase, translated as MTSDAKVQRAARARATLEILADRAADGYLPISEIWDEAQRRVPLTEHEQEPVSKRRSRGESDWRWSSADLVAAGWLHKHPDGSGRWAITPEGQQALADLEGEELYAEATRRYALGRVELQSAIEAALPSVWVSSDSAQRKLLEAARVWVEQCLRGSGSIFAPGRAVWTETTIDALHHRWTTAEKIDGADFIENLTSQLAGADDDVKLLMAEIVALQVLPIATAMGHAKKTEKVQSVLRQMEHPVSIPNLFDEAFGGGAFNPGTGMMSRVNHAVTLIVNLAKAWVELTSDEQERVLTEPKAWRDFIWSLEGDNFPTQRYSLMYLVHPGFFGPIVSADHRNRIRDAFIGEIGGQPSDDADEDLRRIVIALQMKNGKPIDFYKLPLRERWQELAPPAAADESLAPKAETEEDELTPNIGVDPRGFAPGEVDYDALSEELTLDTKWLRRVVDALYRRGQIILYGPPGTGKTYVAKALTRAITQRSDAARRIQFHPSYTYEDFFAGYRPREKNGQLVFELTKGPLRRIADDARKDPDVAHVLLIDEINRANLSKVFGELYYLLEYRDEPIDLLYAGSGDDGGDTFALPPNVLIIGTMNTADRSIALLDSAMRRRFAFFELHPDVPPVARIVERWAEQHPQDLPLAKLFAELNSRIREREDRIGPSHLLRRENLTEEDLAAIWAENLMPLLEERHLGTSVDVASAFSLRTVLSAVRNMPDDTSEFRSESADSQSSS; from the coding sequence GTGACTTCGGACGCCAAGGTGCAACGTGCTGCACGCGCGCGAGCGACCCTCGAGATTTTGGCCGACCGCGCAGCCGACGGCTATCTCCCCATCAGCGAGATCTGGGACGAGGCGCAGCGACGGGTTCCGCTGACCGAGCACGAGCAAGAGCCCGTTTCCAAGCGGCGTTCCCGAGGGGAGTCAGATTGGCGTTGGTCAAGCGCCGACCTCGTCGCGGCCGGTTGGCTGCACAAACACCCCGACGGATCCGGCAGATGGGCGATCACTCCCGAAGGCCAGCAGGCACTCGCCGACCTCGAGGGAGAGGAGCTCTACGCGGAGGCAACCCGTCGCTACGCGCTGGGGCGGGTCGAGCTGCAGTCGGCGATCGAAGCTGCCCTGCCCAGCGTCTGGGTATCGTCTGACAGCGCCCAGCGGAAGCTGTTGGAGGCGGCACGCGTCTGGGTGGAGCAGTGCCTGCGCGGCTCCGGCTCCATCTTCGCTCCGGGTAGGGCGGTCTGGACCGAGACAACGATCGACGCGCTCCATCACCGCTGGACAACCGCCGAAAAGATCGATGGAGCCGACTTCATCGAGAACCTGACGTCCCAGCTGGCTGGCGCAGATGACGACGTCAAGCTTCTGATGGCCGAGATCGTGGCTCTGCAAGTGCTGCCGATCGCAACCGCCATGGGCCACGCCAAGAAGACGGAGAAGGTGCAGTCCGTGCTGCGCCAGATGGAACATCCTGTCTCGATCCCGAACCTCTTCGACGAGGCTTTCGGTGGAGGCGCCTTCAACCCCGGGACAGGAATGATGTCGCGGGTCAACCACGCGGTGACTCTGATCGTGAACCTCGCGAAGGCGTGGGTGGAGCTCACTAGCGACGAGCAAGAGAGAGTGCTGACGGAGCCGAAAGCCTGGCGGGACTTCATCTGGAGTCTTGAAGGCGACAACTTCCCGACGCAGCGCTATTCGCTGATGTATCTCGTGCATCCCGGCTTCTTCGGGCCGATCGTCTCCGCTGACCATCGCAACCGGATCCGCGACGCGTTCATCGGGGAGATCGGCGGCCAGCCGAGCGACGACGCCGACGAGGATCTGCGGCGCATCGTCATCGCGCTGCAGATGAAGAACGGCAAGCCGATCGATTTCTACAAGCTCCCGCTGCGCGAGCGGTGGCAGGAGCTTGCTCCGCCGGCGGCCGCTGACGAGAGCCTCGCTCCGAAGGCTGAAACCGAGGAAGACGAACTCACACCGAATATCGGCGTCGACCCGCGCGGGTTCGCCCCGGGCGAGGTCGACTACGACGCGCTGAGTGAGGAGCTGACTCTCGACACAAAATGGCTCCGCCGGGTGGTCGACGCCCTCTATCGGCGCGGACAGATCATCCTCTATGGGCCTCCCGGAACGGGAAAGACCTATGTGGCGAAGGCGCTCACCCGAGCGATCACGCAACGCTCTGACGCCGCTCGGCGCATCCAGTTCCATCCCTCATACACCTATGAGGACTTCTTCGCCGGCTACCGGCCGCGGGAGAAGAACGGTCAGCTCGTGTTCGAGCTCACGAAGGGACCGCTCCGGCGGATCGCCGACGACGCGCGGAAAGACCCAGACGTCGCCCACGTGCTCCTCATCGACGAGATCAACCGCGCGAATCTGTCGAAGGTCTTCGGCGAGCTGTACTACCTGCTCGAGTACCGGGATGAGCCCATCGATCTTCTGTACGCGGGTTCGGGAGACGACGGGGGAGACACCTTCGCCCTTCCGCCGAACGTCCTGATCATCGGCACGATGAACACCGCCGACCGCTCGATTGCGCTCCTCGACTCGGCCATGCGACGGAGGTTCGCGTTCTTCGAGCTCCATCCGGACGTCCCGCCGGTCGCGCGCATCGTCGAGAGGTGGGCCGAGCAGCATCCGCAGGACCTCCCGCTCGCAAAGCTGTTCGCGGAGCTCAACTCCCGCATTCGCGAACGCGAGGATCGGATCGGCCCGAGCCACCTGTTGCGTCGCGAGAACCTGACCGAAGAGGACCTCGCGGCGATCTGGGCGGAGAACCTCATGCCCCTCCTCGAGGAGCGCCATCTCGGCACATCCGTTGACGTCGCTTCGGCCTTCTCTCTGCGCACTGTGCTCTCTGCGGTTCGCAATATGCCCGACGACACGAGTGAGTTCCGCTCGGAGAGTGCTGACTCGCAGAGCTCCTCCTGA
- a CDS encoding McrC family protein: MPRIVTVREVGETLIDVTSEEAIALAEVGFCRVTPTSAPGRWRATDVKQVGAVALRDLTVRVVPKTPIESIVYMASLGRVQLSIDPRTIDAGFDRSLPSALAQALIAEVATATRRGLVKGYQQTSESSSVVRGRWDVARQLSVRPGLPLPVEIDYDDYTEDIPANRLLHAALRVLKQLEGLPRAVERALNRVLPLFAEVGVVRRGAPLPTVTVTRLNSHYAPALQLARVILEAVAWTRTEGAHHGGTFLLNMANVFERFVAHVLDDEVGKRGGRLLAQDQSWWLDADKVVTLRPDVVIYDGSGPRTVADTKYKAIESVSSVANGDVYQATAYALALGVPTAHLIYVAEDQPRRTLRIPTAGVTVVVHAVGLGGTPEQLRREVTQLAHELCP; the protein is encoded by the coding sequence ATGCCTCGCATCGTCACGGTGCGCGAGGTCGGCGAGACGCTGATCGACGTCACCAGCGAGGAAGCGATCGCGCTCGCCGAAGTGGGCTTCTGCCGAGTGACGCCCACTTCGGCGCCCGGGAGGTGGCGGGCGACGGACGTCAAGCAGGTGGGAGCGGTCGCGCTCCGAGACCTCACTGTCCGTGTCGTGCCGAAAACGCCGATCGAGAGCATTGTCTACATGGCCTCGCTCGGGCGGGTGCAGCTTTCGATCGACCCTCGCACGATCGATGCAGGATTTGATCGCTCGCTGCCGTCCGCGCTCGCTCAGGCTCTCATCGCTGAAGTAGCGACGGCGACCCGCCGAGGACTCGTAAAGGGCTATCAGCAGACATCCGAGTCCTCCTCGGTAGTGCGTGGGCGGTGGGATGTTGCTCGGCAGCTCAGCGTGCGACCGGGCCTGCCGCTCCCCGTCGAGATCGACTACGACGACTACACCGAGGACATCCCCGCGAACCGACTGCTGCACGCAGCGCTGCGGGTGCTCAAGCAACTGGAAGGGCTGCCTCGAGCCGTAGAGCGGGCACTGAACCGCGTGCTTCCTCTGTTCGCGGAGGTCGGAGTGGTGCGTCGCGGGGCACCGCTGCCGACGGTCACCGTGACGCGGCTCAACTCCCACTACGCGCCCGCGCTTCAGCTCGCGCGGGTGATCCTCGAGGCTGTCGCGTGGACCCGAACGGAAGGAGCGCACCACGGCGGCACATTCCTTCTCAACATGGCGAACGTCTTCGAGCGTTTCGTCGCGCATGTCCTCGATGACGAGGTCGGGAAGCGCGGAGGTCGACTCCTCGCGCAGGACCAGAGCTGGTGGCTCGATGCGGACAAGGTCGTGACGCTACGCCCAGACGTCGTGATCTACGACGGAAGCGGACCGCGCACCGTCGCGGACACGAAGTACAAGGCGATCGAGTCGGTCTCGTCTGTCGCTAACGGAGATGTGTACCAGGCGACGGCCTACGCGTTAGCCCTCGGCGTACCGACAGCGCACCTCATCTACGTCGCCGAGGATCAGCCGCGGCGAACTCTTCGCATCCCTACGGCCGGAGTAACCGTCGTCGTCCATGCCGTCGGCCTGGGCGGCACCCCTGAGCAGCTCCGGCGCGAAGTCACGCAACTCGCGCACGAGCTGTGCCCCTGA